From Camelina sativa cultivar DH55 chromosome 20, Cs, whole genome shotgun sequence, the proteins below share one genomic window:
- the LOC104769943 gene encoding uncharacterized protein LOC104769943 produces the protein MYKMSHEPTYNISPSGFDFAFPELDHLPLKSRRSLMLSNERRVSQPIAASVPASNVDSIVKREEEDEEEEEEEEEGCYSELGVVSNCDDATEPVNTGILESTSIGCSQGLNVSGNVTPQNILMCCSNVDENDKRVAHIDGTPRNDALEHLTLKERRKMLLQRAAIRLPESNLEDNTKDCYESDLYKLKAEISCDNEIASSSRVQFSGFLEKIDSVLCRNFSIGSDSRSQLSGIQENDAHESSYDLSPEASLPELSSTSRDDVHSQLGSHEIPRISVKRVKRNPLPLNVCEMQSTQVKTGPLDDCVMENNDERDPVTSEQVQVKREVETHGEAYDDNELDSVKLSSRLNRCTSAPKPSRFVKKEAETACELDEDEIDHMKLIDRLKLRSFHGSGHHEEVNSPSSGFSFGTSDDYVKPLKILRPWKRKKTATDSIETALEEDAPGLLQVLIQQGVSVDELRLYGENEGGSDSSDDSLLEESFSELEDVISQLFYKRQPGTKLLNLSFSKASRTSYYCLTCLFSLIEQARYLRFRKWPVEWGWCRDLQSFIFVFERHNRIVMERPEYGYATYFFELSNTASIRWQIKRLVLAMKLASCGRYQLIENKPLLVGEDMTESEAEVLMKYGWAPNTGLGTMLNYHDRVFHDRKTQKQTSEWRSKISKLLVDGYNSGTIVSTLIAPHDDDDDVYDAGFDMEGVKLEPY, from the exons ATGTATAAGATGAGCCATGAACCTACTTATAATATCTCTCCGTCGGGGTTCGATTTTGCTTTCCCTGAGTTAGACCACCTCCCTTTGAAGTCCCGGCGGAGTTTGATGCTATCCAATGAAAGAAGAGTCTCACAACCTATCGCTGCTTCTGTGCCTGC ATCGAATGTTGATAGTATCGttaaaagggaagaagaagacgaagaagaagaagaagaagaagaagaaggatgctATAGTGAGCTG GGCGTAGTGTCAAATTGTGATGATGCTACAGAACCTGTAAACACAGGAATATTGGAATCTACAAGCATTGGTTGTAGTCAAGGTTTGAATGTTTCTGGAAACGTAACACCTCAGAACATTCTAATGTGTTGTAGTAATGTGGATGAGAATGACAAAAGAGTGGCACATATCGATGGAACCCCAAGGAATGATGCTCTTGAACATCTCACACTGAAAGAGCGGCGCAAAATGCTTCTTCAaag GGCTGCTATAAGATTGCCAGAATCTAACTTAGAG GATAATACTAAAGATTGCTATGAATCCGATCTTTACAAATTAAAAGCTGAGATTTCATGCGATAATGAGATAGCTTCGTCTTCTAGGGTCCAGTTCAGCGGCTTTctagaaaaaattgattctgTCCTCTGTAGAAATTTTAGTATAGGTTCAGACTCTAGAAGTCAGCTTAGTGGAATTCAAGAGAATGATGCTCACGAAAGTTCTTATGATTTGTCACCTGAAGCCAGTCTACCTGAGTTATCCAGTACCAGTAGAGATGATGTACACTCTCAGTTAGGTAGCCACGAAATTCCAAGAATAAGTGTGAAAAGAGTCAAAAGGAATCCACTGCCTTTGAATGTGTGTGAAATGCAGTCTACTCAAGTAAAGACTGGTCCTTTGGATGATTGCGTCATGGAGAACAATGATGAGAGAGACCCTGTCACCTCAGAACAGGTACAGGTCAAAAGAGAGGTGGAAACCCATGGTGAAGCTTATGATGACAATGAGCTAGATTCTGTAAAATTGAGCTCTCGCTTGAATCGTTGTACATCTGCTCCGAAGCCTTCGAGGTTTGTGAAAAAAGAAGCAGAGACCGCTTGTGAATTGGATGAAGATGAGATAGACCACATGAAATTGATTGATCGATTAAAGCTTCGATCTTTTCATGGTTCAGGTCATCATGAAGAGGTTAATTCTCCGTCTTCAGGGTTTAGCTTCGGTACATCTGATGACTATGTTAAACCTTTGAAGATATTACGTCCATGGAAACGGAAGAAAACCGCCAC GGACTCAATTGAGACAGCTCTGGAGGAAGATGCTCCTGGTCTTTTGCAG GTACTGATCCAACAAGGGGTATCAGTAGATGAACTTAGGCTATATGGGGAGAACGAAGGTGGCAGTGATTCCTCAGATGATTCACTTCTAGAAGAGAGCTTCTCTGAGCTTGAAGATGTGATCTCGCAG CTTTTCTACAAACGCCAGCCGGGCACGAAACTTCTCAATTTAAGTTtctcaaaagcttcaagaaCTAGCTATTATTGCTTGACCTGTCTATTCTCCCTCATCGAACAG GCGCGGTATTTGCGGTTTCGCAAATGGCCTGTTGAGTGGGGATGGTGCCGTGATCTCCAGTCTTTCATATTCGTTTTCGAGAGACATAACCG TATAGTAATGGAACGGCCTGAGTATGGCTACGCAACATACTTCTTTGAGCTCAGCAACACTGCATCAATCAGATGGCAGATCAAACGTTTAGTATTGGCCATGAAACTTGCAAGCTGTGGCAGATATCAACTAATTGAAAACAAGCCCTTACTG GTAGGGGAAGATATGACAGAAAGCGAAGCTGAAGTGCTGATGAAGTACGGTTGGGCTCCAAACACGGGACTAGGGACGATGCTAAACTACCACGATAGAGTTTTCCACGAcaggaaaactcaaaaacagacaTCGGAATGGAGATCTAAGATTTCTAAGCTTCTTGTCGATGGATATAACAGTGGAACCATCGTATCAACTCTCATTGCTcctcatgatgatgatgatgatgtctatGATGCGGGATTTGACATGGAAGGTGTTAAGCTTGAGCCTTATTGA
- the LOC104772299 gene encoding cyclin-B1-1-like, which translates to MAYDIQDMLPCFFKFECDVVVVEDGKNVAKGRNRQVLGDIGNVVRGNYPKNKLGKVNHRPRTRCKLCCFEGDVVVVEDGKNVAKGRNRQVLGDIGNVVRGNYPKNKLGKVNHRPRTRSQNPNPSLLVDENLKKPVVKRVAIPKPKKAAGKSKVVEVIEISSDSDEEHSLVVVREKKATKKKSTTYTSVLTARSKAACGIEKKQKEVIVDIDSADAKNDLAAVEYVEEIYRYYKSVESEWRPRDYMHSQPEINENMRLILVEWLIDVHVRFELNPETFYLTVHILDRFLSVKPVPRKELQLVGLSALLMSSKYEEIWPPHVGDLADIADHAYSHKQILVMEKTILSTLEWYLTVPTHYVFLARFIKASIKASSKLPLCSDSNVCFCFDPLTEIVTYSIQNFVSLKTITKDHSTQQE; encoded by the exons ATGGCGTATGATATACAGGACATGTTACCATGTTTCTTCAAATTTGAAT gtgatgttgttgttgtggaaGATGGCAAAAACGTAGCGAAAGGAAGAAACCGTCAAGTTCTTGGTGATATAGGTAATGTTGTTCGAGGAAATTACCCAAAGAACAAGCTGGGAAAGGTCAATCATCGTCCTCGTACACG TTGTAAACTTTGTTGTTTTGAaggtgatgttgttgttgtggaaGATGGCAAAAACGTAGCGAAAGGAAGAAACCGTCAAGTTCTTGGTGATATAGGTAATGTTGTTCGAGGAAATTACCCAAAGAACAAGCTGGGAAAGGTCAATCATCGTCCTCGTACACGGTCTCAGAATCCGAATCCCTCACTTCTTGTGGATGAGAATCTCAAA AAACCTGTAGTCAAGAGAGTCGCAATACCAAAGCCAAAGAAAGCAGCTGGGAAATCAAAGGTTGTAGAGGTGATTGAGATAAGCTCAGACAGTGATGAAGAACATAGTTTAGTAGTTGTCCGAGAGAAGAAGGCTACTAAGAAGAAATCAACCACTTACACATCTGTTCTTACTGCTAGAAGCAAG GCTGCTTGTGGtatagagaagaaacagaaagaagTGATTGTTGATATTGATTCTGCTGATGCTAAGAATGACCTTGCAGCTGTCGAATATGTGGAAGAGATCTACCGTTACTACAAGTCTGTTGAG AGTGAATGGAGACCACGAGATTACATGCATTCACAACCTGagattaatgaaaatatgagaTTGATTCTGGTGGAGTGGTTGATAGACGTACATGTCCGATTCGAGCTAAACCCAGAGACGTTTTACCTCACTGTTCACATTCTGGATCGGTTCTTATCGGTTAAGCCAGTGCCTAGAAAAGAACTGCAGCTAGTTGGTCTCAGTGCTCTTCTCATGTCTTCCAAATACGAAGAGATCTGGCCACCACAT GTGGGGGACCTAGCTGATATTGCAGACCATGCATACAGTCACAAACAGATTCTGGTGATGGAGAAGACTATACTGTCTACTCTCGAGTGGTACTTGACAGTTCCGACTCATTATGTTTTCCTTGCTCGCTTCATCAAAGCTTCCATCAAAGCTTCATCAAAGCTTCCATTATGTTCCGAttcaaatgtttgtttttgttttgat
- the LOC104769942 gene encoding protein ODORANT1-like produces the protein MGRQPCCDKVGLKKGPWTIEEDKKLINFILTNGHCCWRALPKLSGLLRCGKSCRLRWINYLRPDLKRGLLSEYEEQMVIDLHAQLGNRWSKIASHLPGRTDNEIKNHWNTHIKKKLKKLGIDPLTHKPLSEEEASQQAQGRKKSLVPHDDKSPKQDQEDKQTKDKQDQHHTEKDLEKNIMTSASSDGFCIDEVPLLSPHEILIDISSSQHHHTNDDYVNNINTSKFTSPSSSSSSTSSCVSSVVPGDEFSKFLDEMEINLDLKWLSSDDSSGEHISKDGKFNNTVDTMDLWDINDLNSLDIFLNDDDHDGAFVGNGNGCSRMVLDQDSWTFDLL, from the exons atggGGAGGCAACCGTGTTGTGACAAAGTAGGGTTAAAGAAAGGGCCATGGACtattgaagaagacaagaagcTCATCAACTTCATCCTCACCAATGGCCACTGCTGTTGGAGGGCTCTTCCCAAGCTTTCTG GACTACTGAGGTGTGGTAAAAGCTGCAGATTAAGATGGATAAATTATTTAAGACCTGATTTAAAAAGAGGTCTTTTATCAGAATATGAAGAACAAATGGTCATTGATCTTCATGCCCAACTTGGCAATAG ATGGTCAAAAATTGCCTCTCATTTACCTGGAAGAACTGACAATGAAATAAAGAACCATTGGAACACacacataaagaaaaaactaaagaagtTGGGTATTGACCCTCTGACCCATAAGCCTCtctctgaagaagaagcttcacaACAAGCTCAAGGGAGGAAGAAAAGCTTAGTGCCTCATGATGACAAGAGCCCAAAACAAGATCAAGAAGATAAGCAAACCAAAGACAAACAAGATCAACATCATACAGAGAAAGATCTGGAGAAGAACATCATGACATCAGCTTCTAGTGATGGGTTTTGCATTGATGAAGTCCCATTGCTCAGTCCCCATGAGATCTTGATCGacatctcttcttctcaacatcatcatactaaTGATGATTATGTCAATAATATAAACACTAGTAAATTTACGTcgccttcttcctcttcctcttctaccTCGTCGTGTGTATCATCAGTAGTACCGGGTGATGAGTTCTCCAAGTTTTTGGATGAAATGGAGATTAATCTTGACCTCAAGTGGCTCTCCTCCGATGATTCTTCAGGGGAACATATTAGCAAAGACGGCAAGTTCAACAACACTGTTGATACGATGGACTTGTGGGATATCAATGATTTGAACAGTTTGGATATATTTCTGAATGACGACGACCATGATGGTGCTTTTGTTGGAAATGGTAACGGATGTTCAAGAATGGTTTTAGATCAAGATTCATGGACATTTGATCTCCTCTAG
- the LOC104772297 gene encoding protein FAR1-RELATED SEQUENCE 5-like → MQLDEDDMITNIFWADDRSISDYNLFGDVVCFDTTYKTNEYDRPFAPFVGVNHHKQTVVFGAALLYDETTESYKWLFETFLGAMSGKQPKTILTDQSAAMANAIEKVFSETKHRLCVWHIYQNAAKKLSHVFHGPGQFATDFGNCVYDHEEEEDWLLAWSNMLEKHNLTENKWLKNVFDVREKWAMVYGRHTFTADMVSTQRSESMNNILKRYLKSSYDLLSFFEHYERVLGDRRYKELTADFKMMHTLSVLSASVEMLQHAEEVYTPEVFSLFQKQYIVIGDYVAKKVSKSDMVYEYTLSYRGGPKEHLVNYDAVNQTVECSCMKYSFAGILCRHALKVLDKKDVRRIPSNYILTRWTKEAKSRSIYSYRTETTNGSVTQSIGKRYSHLCRNFREIASVAAEHVELTMCANETACQLLKKLEEKKKELVKANAWMLSTSHVEPVEGEEDEKISNVSGIKRKATVGRPKNKTVGPHGRYLNALETKKRDTSKRKLSFQDSTPISDTQLSVATTDPTLPT, encoded by the coding sequence atgcaACTTGATGAAGACGATATGATCACAAATATCTTCTGGGCAGATGATCGGTCTATAAGTGATTACAATCTTTTTGGAGATGTTGTTTGCTTTGATACAACTTATAAGACCAATGAATATGATAGACCATTTGCTCCATTTGTAGGGGTCAATCATCATAAGCAAACTGTTGTGTTTGGTGCTGCTTTACTATATGATGAAACCACAGAGTCATATAAGTGGCTTTTTGAGACTTTTCTCGGAGCAATGTCtggaaaacaaccaaaaacaattcTTACTGATCAGTCTGCAGCAATGGCGAATGCAATAGAAAAGGTGTTCTCTGAAACAAAGCATAGGTTATGTGTTTGGCATATTTACCAAAATGCTGCAAAGAAGTTGAGTCATGTATTTCATGGACCAGGACAATTTGCCACAGACTTTGGAAATTGTGTATATGACcacgaggaggaagaagattggTTATTGGCATGGAGTAATATGCTTGAGAAGCATAATTTGACAGAAAATAAATGGTTGAAGAATGTGTTTGATGTGAGAGAAAAATGGGCAATGGTATATGGACGTCATACTTTTACAGCAGATATGGTGAGCACACAACGTAGTGAAAGtatgaataatattttgaaaagataCTTGAAGAGCAGCTATGACTTATTGTCCTTCTTTGAACACTATGAGAGAGTGTTGGGTGATCGACGATATAAAGAATTAACTGCAGACTTCAAAATGATGCATACCTTGTCAGTATTATCTGCTTCTGTAGAGATGTTGCAACATGCAGAAGAAGTGTATACCCCTGAAGTTTTTAGCTTGTTTCAGAAGCAATATATAGTTATCGGTGATTATGTTGCAAAAAAGGTCAGTAAGTCTGATATGGTGTATGAATACACATTATCTTATCGTGGTGGACCGAAAGAGCATTTGGTTAATTATGATGCTGTAAACCAAACAGTAGAGTGTAGCTGCATGAAGTATTCTTTTGCTGGGATCTTATGTCGTCATGCATTGAAAGTGTTGGATAAGAAGGATGTTAGAAGAATTCCATCTAACTACATCTTGACTCGATGGACTAAAGAGGCAAAATCACGAAGCATATATTCTTATCGTACAGAGACAACTAATGGATCTGTAACACAATCAATTGGAAAGCGTTACAGCCATTTATGTCGAAATTTCCGTGAGATTGCATCCGTTGCTGCTGAACATGTAGAATTGACGATGTGTGCAAATGAAACTGCATGTCAGTTGCTTAAAAAGttagaggaaaagaaaaaggaacttGTGAAAGCTAATGCATGGATGCTATCAACTTCACATGTTGAACCtgtagaaggagaagaagatgagaaaattTCAAACGTAAGTggaattaaaagaaaagctaCTGTTGGACgaccaaagaacaaaacagtCGGACCTCATGGTCGGTATTTGAATGctcttgaaacaaaaaaacgtgaTACA